A window of Scophthalmus maximus strain ysfricsl-2021 chromosome 10, ASM2237912v1, whole genome shotgun sequence contains these coding sequences:
- the mocos gene encoding molybdenum cofactor sulfurase isoform X2 — translation MDLQTLFTFETFQQVCGPYGYGGDLQDVVEREFARIKGITYLDHAAATLHPECLVRDYALDISSNVYGNPHSHSPSSRLTHDTVERIRYRVLQHFNANPEEYSVIFTSGCTAALKLVAESFPWRPQTESEAGSRFCYLTDSHTSVVGIRGVTSARGVVAMPVSPQEVENRAKEEPQGDDVICLTPHLFCYPAQSNFSGRKYPLSHVEGIQDCPADFIPISFYKIFGFPTGLGALIVRNDAAGILKKTYFGGGTAAAYLSGEDYYVHSASISDRFEDGTVSFLDIVALNHGFEALYKITGGMHNIQQHTFGLARYTYMLLSSLCHGNGQPVARIYTEGQFESPSTQGAILNFNLMDSYGQIIGYSQVDRMASLYNIHVRTGCFCNTGACQSFLGITNQHMRRNLQAGHVCGDSIDLVDGQPTGSVRVSFGYMSTFEDCQKFLNFVAECFVEKPVRVDQVRLEQLKTTTAASQGSNGDLPTKITNEEIHRVEEKKPIDASLKRFGDRDSKSRVEAYTLTSIYIYPIKSCGAYEVHDWPVGPQGLLYDRGWMVVNGNGVCLSQKRETRLCLIRPQVHLPSNKLLLQASEMDTISVPLDNNTQTHTSFQVCQSKVCGDRVETVDCGDEAASWLSDFLGQPCRLIRQSPYFTREMKKRPSSASTSTSLSLANEAQYLMINHASVELIQKQMSTRQEYSEGDQLFDTQNVISRFRANLVIAGVEPFEEDNWSHLIIGNTRFVVAGQCGRCQMVGVDQETGTKTKEPLMSLSAYRMGKVTFGVYLTHQLPKGSPAATVLSVGSLVQPEPHGSQSGHLHRHPL, via the exons ATGGATCTccaaacacttttcactttcGAAACTTTCCAGCAGGTCTGCGGTCCCTACGGGTACGGGGGGGACCTGCAGGACGTGGTCGAGCGGGAGTTCGCGCGGATTAAAG GCATCACATATCTGGATCATGCGGCGGCCACCCTGCACCCGGAGTGTCTGGTCCGGGACTATGCCCTGGACATTTCGAGCAATGTATATG GAAACCCCCACAGCCACAGCCCCAGCAGCAGATTGACACATGACACCGTGGAGAGGATCAGATACAG GGTATTGCAGCATTTTAACGCCAACCCCGAGGAGTACAGTGTGATCTTCACTTCTGGTTGTACGGCCGCGCTCAAATTAGTGGCAGAGAGCTTTCCCTGGAGGCCGCAGACTGAGAGCGAGGCGGGGAGTCGCTTCTGCTACCTCACCGACAGCCACACCTCTGTAGTTGGCATAAGAGGGGTGACTTCGGCCCGGGGGGTAGTTGCCATGCCTGTCTCCCCGCAGGAAGTGGAAAACAGGGCGAAGGAGGAGCCTCAGGGTGATGATGTTATTTGCCTGACGCCGCACCTGTTCTGCTACCCGGCACAGAGCAACTTCTCGGGGAGGAAGTATCCTCTCAGCCATGTAGAAGGCATCCAG GACTGCCCTGCCGATTTCATTCCCATCTCCTTCTACAAGATCTTTGGCTTCCCTACAGGGCTGGGTGCCCTTATTGTCCGCAACGACGCAGCAGGCATACTAAAAAAGACTTATTTTGGAggaggcacagcagcagcttacCTTTCTGGAGAAGATTATTATGTGCATTCAGCAAGCATTTCTGACAG ATTTGAAGATGGGACTGTCTCTTTCTTGGACATTGTTGCCCTAAATCATGGTTTTGAAGCTCTGTACAAGATCACAG gGGGGATGCACAACATCCAGCAGCACACGTTTGGCTTGGCACGCTACACTTACATGCTGCTGTCAAGTCTTTGCCATGGCAACGGGCAACCAGTGGCTCGGATTTACACCGAAGGCCAGTTTGAGAGTCCAAGTACACAGGGTgcaattttaaattttaacCTCATGGATTCTTATGGACAGATAATTGGGTATTCTCAG GTGGACAGAATGGCCAGTCTGTACAATATTCACGTGCGCACAGGCTGCTTCTGCAACACCGGCGCCTGTCAGTCCTTCCTTGGGATCACCAATCAGCACATGAGGAGAAACCTGCAG gCCGGCCACGTCTGCGGAGACAGCATTGACCTGGTGGACGGCCAGCCGACCGGATCAGTTCGTGTGTCTTTTGGCTACATGTCAACGTTTGAAGACTGTCAAAAGTTCCTGAACTTTGTTGCCGAGTGCTTCGTAGAGAAACCCGTCAGAGTGGACCAAGTGAGACTAGAACAGCTAAAAACGACCACAGCAGCATCCCAGGGATCAAATGGAGATCTGCCTACCAAAATTACGAATGAAGAAATACATAGAGTAGAGGAGAAGAAGCCCATTGACGCATCACTGAAGCGATTTGGAGACAGAGATTCGAAAAGCCGCGTGGAGGCTTATACTCTCACCAGCATCTACATATATCCCATCAAATCGTGTGGAGCGTATGAG GTCCACGACTGGCCGGTGGGACCGCAGGGTTTACTATATGACAGAGGCTGGATGGTGGTGAACGGAAATGGCGTGTGTCTAAgtcagaagagagagacacgtTTATGCTTAATTCGCCCACAAGTCCACCTGCCCTCCAACAAACTGCTCTTGCAGGCATCAG AGATGGATACCATTTCTGTTCCCTTGGATAacaacactcaaacacatacaAGCTTTCAGGTGTGTCAGAGTAAAGTTTGTGGTGACAG GGTGGAGACTGTCGACTGTGGGGATGAGGCTGCATCGTGGCTTTCTGACTTTCTTGGACAGCCGTGCCGCCTGATAAGACAAAGTCCTTATTTCACCCGAGAAATGAAGAAGAGGCCGAGCAGTG CTTCCACCTCCACATCCCTGTCCCTGGCGAATGAAGCTCAGTATCTCATGATCAACCATGCCAGTGTGGAGCTCATTCAGAAACAAATGAGCACCAG GCAGGAATATTCTGAGGGGGATCAGCTCTTTGACACGCAGAATGTCATTAGCCGCTTCCGAGCCAATTTAGTCATCGCTGGAGTCGAGCCATTTGAGGAAGATAATTGGTCACACTTGATTATTGGCAACACTCGATTTGTG GTCGCAGGTCAGTGTGGAAGGTGCCAGATGGTTGGGGTGGACCAGGAAACCGGGACCAAAACAAAAGAGCCGTTAATGTCCCTGTCTGCTTACCGCATGGGGAAG GTGACATTTGGTGTGTACCTGACCCATCAGCTACCAAAGGGTTCCCCTGCAGCCACTGTCCTCTCTGTTGGCTCCCTCGTACAACCAGAGCCACACGGTTCTCAAAGTGGTCATCTGCATCGACATCCACTTTGA
- the mocos gene encoding molybdenum cofactor sulfurase isoform X1, with product MDLQTLFTFETFQQVCGPYGYGGDLQDVVEREFARIKGITYLDHAAATLHPECLVRDYALDISSNVYGNPHSHSPSSRLTHDTVERIRYRVLQHFNANPEEYSVIFTSGCTAALKLVAESFPWRPQTESEAGSRFCYLTDSHTSVVGIRGVTSARGVVAMPVSPQEVENRAKEEPQGDDVICLTPHLFCYPAQSNFSGRKYPLSHVEGIQARRLYPACDHHGRWFVLLDAASHVSCSPLNLQDCPADFIPISFYKIFGFPTGLGALIVRNDAAGILKKTYFGGGTAAAYLSGEDYYVHSASISDRFEDGTVSFLDIVALNHGFEALYKITGGMHNIQQHTFGLARYTYMLLSSLCHGNGQPVARIYTEGQFESPSTQGAILNFNLMDSYGQIIGYSQVDRMASLYNIHVRTGCFCNTGACQSFLGITNQHMRRNLQAGHVCGDSIDLVDGQPTGSVRVSFGYMSTFEDCQKFLNFVAECFVEKPVRVDQVRLEQLKTTTAASQGSNGDLPTKITNEEIHRVEEKKPIDASLKRFGDRDSKSRVEAYTLTSIYIYPIKSCGAYEVHDWPVGPQGLLYDRGWMVVNGNGVCLSQKRETRLCLIRPQVHLPSNKLLLQASEMDTISVPLDNNTQTHTSFQVCQSKVCGDRVETVDCGDEAASWLSDFLGQPCRLIRQSPYFTREMKKRPSSASTSTSLSLANEAQYLMINHASVELIQKQMSTRQEYSEGDQLFDTQNVISRFRANLVIAGVEPFEEDNWSHLIIGNTRFVVAGQCGRCQMVGVDQETGTKTKEPLMSLSAYRMGKVTFGVYLTHQLPKGSPAATVLSVGSLVQPEPHGSQSGHLHRHPL from the exons ATGGATCTccaaacacttttcactttcGAAACTTTCCAGCAGGTCTGCGGTCCCTACGGGTACGGGGGGGACCTGCAGGACGTGGTCGAGCGGGAGTTCGCGCGGATTAAAG GCATCACATATCTGGATCATGCGGCGGCCACCCTGCACCCGGAGTGTCTGGTCCGGGACTATGCCCTGGACATTTCGAGCAATGTATATG GAAACCCCCACAGCCACAGCCCCAGCAGCAGATTGACACATGACACCGTGGAGAGGATCAGATACAG GGTATTGCAGCATTTTAACGCCAACCCCGAGGAGTACAGTGTGATCTTCACTTCTGGTTGTACGGCCGCGCTCAAATTAGTGGCAGAGAGCTTTCCCTGGAGGCCGCAGACTGAGAGCGAGGCGGGGAGTCGCTTCTGCTACCTCACCGACAGCCACACCTCTGTAGTTGGCATAAGAGGGGTGACTTCGGCCCGGGGGGTAGTTGCCATGCCTGTCTCCCCGCAGGAAGTGGAAAACAGGGCGAAGGAGGAGCCTCAGGGTGATGATGTTATTTGCCTGACGCCGCACCTGTTCTGCTACCCGGCACAGAGCAACTTCTCGGGGAGGAAGTATCCTCTCAGCCATGTAGAAGGCATCCAGGCAAGACGCCTTTACCCAGCGTGTGACCACCACGGCCGCTGGTTTGTGCTCCTCGACGCTGCCTCTCATGTCAGCTGTTCCCCTCTAAACCTACAGGACTGCCCTGCCGATTTCATTCCCATCTCCTTCTACAAGATCTTTGGCTTCCCTACAGGGCTGGGTGCCCTTATTGTCCGCAACGACGCAGCAGGCATACTAAAAAAGACTTATTTTGGAggaggcacagcagcagcttacCTTTCTGGAGAAGATTATTATGTGCATTCAGCAAGCATTTCTGACAG ATTTGAAGATGGGACTGTCTCTTTCTTGGACATTGTTGCCCTAAATCATGGTTTTGAAGCTCTGTACAAGATCACAG gGGGGATGCACAACATCCAGCAGCACACGTTTGGCTTGGCACGCTACACTTACATGCTGCTGTCAAGTCTTTGCCATGGCAACGGGCAACCAGTGGCTCGGATTTACACCGAAGGCCAGTTTGAGAGTCCAAGTACACAGGGTgcaattttaaattttaacCTCATGGATTCTTATGGACAGATAATTGGGTATTCTCAG GTGGACAGAATGGCCAGTCTGTACAATATTCACGTGCGCACAGGCTGCTTCTGCAACACCGGCGCCTGTCAGTCCTTCCTTGGGATCACCAATCAGCACATGAGGAGAAACCTGCAG gCCGGCCACGTCTGCGGAGACAGCATTGACCTGGTGGACGGCCAGCCGACCGGATCAGTTCGTGTGTCTTTTGGCTACATGTCAACGTTTGAAGACTGTCAAAAGTTCCTGAACTTTGTTGCCGAGTGCTTCGTAGAGAAACCCGTCAGAGTGGACCAAGTGAGACTAGAACAGCTAAAAACGACCACAGCAGCATCCCAGGGATCAAATGGAGATCTGCCTACCAAAATTACGAATGAAGAAATACATAGAGTAGAGGAGAAGAAGCCCATTGACGCATCACTGAAGCGATTTGGAGACAGAGATTCGAAAAGCCGCGTGGAGGCTTATACTCTCACCAGCATCTACATATATCCCATCAAATCGTGTGGAGCGTATGAG GTCCACGACTGGCCGGTGGGACCGCAGGGTTTACTATATGACAGAGGCTGGATGGTGGTGAACGGAAATGGCGTGTGTCTAAgtcagaagagagagacacgtTTATGCTTAATTCGCCCACAAGTCCACCTGCCCTCCAACAAACTGCTCTTGCAGGCATCAG AGATGGATACCATTTCTGTTCCCTTGGATAacaacactcaaacacatacaAGCTTTCAGGTGTGTCAGAGTAAAGTTTGTGGTGACAG GGTGGAGACTGTCGACTGTGGGGATGAGGCTGCATCGTGGCTTTCTGACTTTCTTGGACAGCCGTGCCGCCTGATAAGACAAAGTCCTTATTTCACCCGAGAAATGAAGAAGAGGCCGAGCAGTG CTTCCACCTCCACATCCCTGTCCCTGGCGAATGAAGCTCAGTATCTCATGATCAACCATGCCAGTGTGGAGCTCATTCAGAAACAAATGAGCACCAG GCAGGAATATTCTGAGGGGGATCAGCTCTTTGACACGCAGAATGTCATTAGCCGCTTCCGAGCCAATTTAGTCATCGCTGGAGTCGAGCCATTTGAGGAAGATAATTGGTCACACTTGATTATTGGCAACACTCGATTTGTG GTCGCAGGTCAGTGTGGAAGGTGCCAGATGGTTGGGGTGGACCAGGAAACCGGGACCAAAACAAAAGAGCCGTTAATGTCCCTGTCTGCTTACCGCATGGGGAAG GTGACATTTGGTGTGTACCTGACCCATCAGCTACCAAAGGGTTCCCCTGCAGCCACTGTCCTCTCTGTTGGCTCCCTCGTACAACCAGAGCCACACGGTTCTCAAAGTGGTCATCTGCATCGACATCCACTTTGA